A genomic segment from Fuerstiella sp. encodes:
- a CDS encoding SDR family oxidoreductase: MAILRNKTAIVTGAGSGIGERTAELLANEGANVVLVGRRPEPLRQVAERIAAAGGTAVSHTADLTIGDQAAAVARFTLDTYGRIDVVVNNAGFSSRIRSVRYVEPEEWDAVFKVNMEGVYRLTQASLPGMIERGHGTIITTSSMAALRPGILGGAPYSAAKAAVRAFSHGLNSELRDQGIRATVIVPGEVDTPILMGRPAVPDEEARRTMMQPDDVARCIHLAATLPQRTVIEELVVMPLIPRDMSAEMEVARTKQPE, translated from the coding sequence GTGGCGATACTCAGGAATAAGACAGCCATCGTAACCGGAGCCGGATCCGGAATCGGCGAAAGAACGGCTGAGTTACTGGCGAATGAAGGTGCCAACGTCGTACTGGTGGGACGCAGACCGGAACCGCTGAGGCAGGTCGCCGAACGAATTGCCGCAGCCGGAGGCACCGCGGTGAGTCATACGGCAGATCTGACAATCGGCGATCAGGCTGCAGCTGTGGCCCGGTTCACGCTGGATACTTACGGTCGAATTGATGTGGTTGTCAATAATGCCGGATTTTCATCACGAATCCGCTCCGTACGTTACGTGGAGCCGGAAGAATGGGATGCGGTGTTTAAAGTAAATATGGAAGGCGTCTATCGTCTGACACAGGCGTCTCTGCCGGGAATGATCGAACGAGGTCACGGGACAATCATCACGACATCATCCATGGCGGCGTTACGACCAGGGATTTTGGGAGGTGCCCCCTATTCCGCCGCCAAAGCCGCCGTGCGGGCATTTTCTCACGGTCTCAACAGCGAACTCAGAGATCAGGGGATTCGTGCGACGGTGATCGTACCGGGCGAGGTTGACACTCCGATACTGATGGGCCGTCCGGCAGTTCCCGACGAAGAAGCCAGACGAACAATGATGCAGCCGGACGATGTGGCTCGCTGCATTCATCTGGCGGCAACGCTGCCCCAGCGTACGGTCATCGAAGAACTTGTTGTTATGCCTTTGATCCCTCGCGATATGTCGGCCGAAATGGAAGTTGCCCGCACCAAACAACCGGAATGA
- a CDS encoding DUF3467 domain-containing protein, whose amino-acid sequence MTDQSGEPPQDQPQQVRSSHIGALVPANVARGIFSTGVAVLQGNHEFIVDFLLQMQQPQQVAARVILPPAVVRQFLQALAENITKYESRFGAIVLPTAQPPAAPATFEQPGITKAPAVSSESTAGSGVQSPETTKHSAEDLYDHLRLSEEVMSGQYANAVMIGHTASEFSFDFIATFYPRSVVVQRVFLSAPNVPRLRDSLAQSFEQFLRRTGNPPPPGKGSGQPEHN is encoded by the coding sequence ATGACCGATCAGTCCGGTGAACCTCCCCAGGATCAGCCTCAACAAGTTCGCTCCAGCCATATCGGTGCGCTGGTACCGGCTAATGTCGCAAGAGGAATCTTCAGCACGGGCGTGGCCGTGCTGCAGGGAAATCACGAATTCATTGTCGATTTCCTGCTGCAAATGCAGCAGCCGCAACAGGTGGCCGCTCGAGTCATTTTACCGCCGGCGGTCGTACGGCAGTTTCTGCAGGCACTTGCTGAAAATATCACAAAGTATGAATCTCGTTTCGGTGCCATTGTTCTGCCGACGGCCCAGCCCCCAGCCGCTCCCGCTACATTTGAACAGCCAGGAATCACAAAGGCGCCGGCCGTTTCGAGTGAATCGACTGCCGGGTCTGGCGTTCAAAGTCCCGAAACAACAAAACACTCAGCCGAAGACCTGTATGATCACCTGCGTCTTTCCGAAGAGGTGATGTCCGGTCAGTACGCCAACGCCGTGATGATCGGTCATACAGCCAGCGAGTTCTCATTTGACTTCATCGCAACGTTTTATCCCCGTTCCGTTGTTGTCCAGAGAGTCTTCCTGTCCGCCCCGAATGTTCCCCGACTCAGGGACTCACTTGCCCAGTCATTCGAACAGTTTCTTCGGCGCACCGGCAACCCGCCTCCGCCGGGCAAAGGCTCCGGTCAGCCGGAACACAACTAA